A single Phytohabitans houttuyneae DNA region contains:
- a CDS encoding fructosamine kinase family protein, with protein sequence MTGSTAFLLERLLRAKMPDVVAVEPAAGGLAALAGIATRRGAPPVFVKAFADTPADDVFVAEAEGLAALRELGGVATPEVILADRDLLVLSMLAPRPRSETFWERFAHVLARLHTSTTHPRFGWHRDNWLGRRRQANTWDEDGFAFFAQHRLLRWLGEPRVEAALDREDRAALERLCHKLPDLLPDRPACLTHGDLWAQNVLATPDGQPALIDPAVSYMWAEVDLAHVWTTAPPPEARRFFTVYAELTGLDSGWQARMPIVQLRQHLAVLAQFDDDWGAADQIRATLAPFRTLG encoded by the coding sequence GTGACGGGTTCGACGGCGTTCCTGCTGGAGCGCCTGCTTCGGGCGAAGATGCCCGATGTCGTCGCCGTGGAGCCGGCGGCGGGTGGTCTCGCGGCGCTCGCGGGCATTGCCACCCGCCGGGGCGCGCCGCCGGTGTTCGTCAAGGCCTTCGCCGACACGCCCGCCGACGACGTCTTCGTGGCGGAGGCGGAAGGGCTGGCCGCCCTGCGCGAGCTCGGCGGCGTGGCGACGCCAGAGGTGATCCTCGCGGACCGGGACCTGCTGGTGCTGTCGATGCTCGCGCCAAGGCCCCGGAGCGAGACGTTCTGGGAGCGGTTCGCGCACGTGCTCGCCCGCCTGCACACGAGCACCACCCATCCCCGCTTCGGGTGGCACCGCGACAACTGGCTGGGCCGCCGCCGGCAGGCCAACACCTGGGACGAGGACGGCTTCGCCTTCTTCGCACAGCACCGGCTCCTGCGCTGGCTCGGGGAGCCCCGCGTCGAGGCCGCCCTCGACCGCGAAGACCGGGCGGCCCTGGAGCGGCTGTGTCACAAGCTGCCCGACCTGCTGCCGGACCGGCCGGCATGCCTGACGCACGGCGACCTGTGGGCCCAGAACGTCCTGGCCACCCCGGACGGGCAGCCCGCGCTGATCGACCCGGCGGTCTCCTACATGTGGGCCGAGGTCGACCTCGCCCACGTGTGGACCACCGCTCCCCCGCCCGAGGCGCGGCGCTTCTTCACCGTCTACGCGGAGCTGACCGGCCTCGACAGCGGCTGGCAGGCCCGCATGCCGATCGTCCAGTTGCGACAGCACCTGGCCGTGCTGGCCCAGTTCGACGACGACTGGGGCGCGGCCGACCAGATCCGCGCCACCCTCGCCCCGTTCCGGACGCTGGGCTGA